caagaaatattaaccattccttacatcgccaatgcgccttggaaactatgatgttatgtcccttgtgcctgtagttccactggctcactcatccatcctaccaccaagtatgccaactatatgtatttgtgttttataatttaagtgacGTGATTGTCGTTAGgtattaaaaccaaaaaataacggaaaaacatttaacatacgtactctataatataattttggagtcgtttgattaattaaagttttatttatattttatattttacagggGGAGCTCAAAGATTCAATTGCCGGGGGCGTATTCTAGGCGCTTACTATGCTGATGCGAAATCTGGATGTAAGGCGTTTCACGTTTGTGTGAGAGTCGCTGGGGGTGGAGTTAGAGACTTCAGGTTCTTCTGTCCCCCCGGTACATTGTTCCATCAGGAGGCTCAGACGTGTACTGACTGGGGAGACGATGATGCCCTGGCTTGCCCTGCAGACATCTACGATGGTCAGTTCGATCTCTACAAGATCGGATCTGGTGAGATAGCTTTGCAACTAACAAAACTTACAAATTCTTGAAGCTTCCATTTTAAATGAACTTGAAACAAGTTTGTACTGCagtagataattttaatttgtgatgAATTACTTATTTAGTTTGACTTTCAGTACTTAGCTAACAGCGGTGACTCTGGAAATGTCATTAcggcaaatatattaaatttcttaaaaacaaaatttacattgCTTCGAACGAGACTTATGTCAATTTATTGTTgtctttcaaatatatatttatatatatgttcaatattatttttaataataattattattattctgtttgGAAACAACTCCTGAAATGGATTGTGAAACACGCAATAGCTTATTTACTAGGACAACAAATACACCTACTCATTTGAAAGGTTTCAAgagaataatgttttaaaactcTCTTCAAAGTTCAACCGTGGAAAGGAGATGGCGCAGACGAAATAAATTGTGAGGTTATTTTAATTGCCATtgcataacttaaaaaaaataattaaacacaattaaCAGAAGCTTTCAAAACtgcaaatataattgaaaaaaataaacagtagtAAATGATTATAGGCTGGTATATTTCatagaaatgaaattaataacataaaagctTTTGTTGAACGCTTACGAGGTTATGCTTATGCAATTATAAGACAAGTAGTTTGATAGACACATTCTctattaatctataaaattaaattaacctatattttgtaatacataagTAATAACGTTCTTTGATACAGGATTTGACACAAAGAAAGTGCCGTCTTCAGGAAACCGGGAAGAAGAACCTGAATTTGGACTTCAAAAGGCAGAAACCGGTGACCGTCGTCTGTCACAAAACTCCGATCTAAGGGCAGCACACTCATCGGATTTCTTTACCGGACAACGTGATCGTGGTCGGGATGAATCCGCTGCTCAAACTCAGCCCCCAATATCAAGTCCAACCACACGGCAATCATTTAGAAGAGCGAGTACATCGCGTGTGACATTTACAACAACTCCACACACAACCACTCCACCACCTCCACCAAAACCGTCAAACCCCGCTCAATATGACCATTCTAAAAGAAAACTTGTAAGAAAACGACCCGTTCATACACCGACTCCCCCTCCTACTACCTCATTCCAAAATACCTTCCCTCCGCAAACTTACTCGGAATCATCACAACAAAATTTCAATCGTAGAAATCCGCctcaaaacaaacaaagttcTACCACAGTTAACATACCTGCACAATATAAAGACGAGTACGTAGAAGTGAGCAAGGTGACTCCGAAACAAAACATCAATAGATACTACCCTAATAGCCCGACACCTACACCTTTTTCAAAAGCAACACAAGCACCAGCCGTTTATAAAAAAGAGAACCCCGTTGAATTGTACAACTATAATGATCAATCAACACCAGGTTTAAGCAAAAACAATGATAGGccttttaaacttaaaaatagtttcaatgtACAAGCTGATGTTCCTAAAGATGACTTTGCTCGAATTAGAAATTTCAATGGCAATAACAATAGAGGTAATCCTACATCTACCGttgactataatataattcgcgATACAAGTACGCCagcatacaaaaatattaatagcgttTCATACGATTCTGAGAAAAATAACTTCGGTCCATTTCTCGGTCCTAAACAAAGCCATTTTAATAATCCCACTTCAACGTCTCCTACTACCACATATTATACCACTACCCGTATTGATCCACCCGCAAATTTAAACACAGTTGCCTATAATACAAATATCGGTTTTAATACACAATCTTCAAACTATGCAGAAAGTAATGAAGATGACGGACAATATCGACCACCCCAAGGTGAGGACGACGGTCAGTACAGGCCAGAACTGTATGAACGAGATTCCGAATTACTTTCAGGAGCACACTCATTAAACATAGCGGCAAGCGGCAATAGGTTACCAGaagatcaaaaacaaaataagatacAGTCACAAaagtcatttaataaaatatcagcaCCTCGACCATTCAGACCTGCACCAACTCCAAGCTCATCTTCACCAGTAA
The window above is part of the Vanessa tameamea isolate UH-Manoa-2023 chromosome 6, ilVanTame1 primary haplotype, whole genome shotgun sequence genome. Proteins encoded here:
- the LOC113393201 gene encoding uncharacterized protein LOC113393201 isoform X2, producing MSPVWIVLALLPILGGAQRFNCRGRILGAYYADAKSGCKAFHVCVRVAGGGVRDFRFFCPPGTLFHQEAQTCTDWGDDDALACPADIYDGFDTKKVPSSGNREEEPEFGLQKAETGDRRLSQNSDLRAAHSSDFFTGQRDRGRDESAAQTQPPISSPTTRQSFRRASTSRVTFTTTPHTTTPPPPPKPSNPAQYDHSKRKLVRKRPVHTPTPPPTTSFQNTFPPQTYSESSQQNFNRRNPPQNKQSSTTVNIPAQYKDEYVEVSKVTPKQNINRYYPNSPTPTPFSKATQAPAVYKKENPVELYNYNDQSTPGLSKNNDRPFKLKNSFNVQADVPKDDFARIRNFNGNNNRGNPTSTVDYNIIRDTSTPAYKNINSVSYDSEKNNFGPFLGPKQSHFNNPTSTSPTTTYYTTTRIDPPANLNTVAYNTNIGFNTQSSNYAESNEDDGQYRPPQGEDDGQYRPELYERDSELLSGAHSLNIAASGNRLPEDQKQNKIQSQKSFNKISAPRPFRPAPTPSSSSPVTEFYPTTVRLQTEPPTQRTFDYYQTYTTTSRPYEAPSAQAFTFGPPAKQTTLSAPKATERYQSRETAPPTPPPSSYVSKSTRPPYYAKPSNKKEDNSYDYAYYDSDPGFSEYDHIEEFGRTKTRV
- the LOC113393201 gene encoding uncharacterized protein LOC113393201 isoform X1, translated to MSPVWIVLALLPILGGAQRFNCRGRILGAYYADAKSGCKAFHVCVRVAGGGVRDFRFFCPPGTLFHQEAQTCTDWGDDDALACPADIYDGQFDLYKIGSGFDTKKVPSSGNREEEPEFGLQKAETGDRRLSQNSDLRAAHSSDFFTGQRDRGRDESAAQTQPPISSPTTRQSFRRASTSRVTFTTTPHTTTPPPPPKPSNPAQYDHSKRKLVRKRPVHTPTPPPTTSFQNTFPPQTYSESSQQNFNRRNPPQNKQSSTTVNIPAQYKDEYVEVSKVTPKQNINRYYPNSPTPTPFSKATQAPAVYKKENPVELYNYNDQSTPGLSKNNDRPFKLKNSFNVQADVPKDDFARIRNFNGNNNRGNPTSTVDYNIIRDTSTPAYKNINSVSYDSEKNNFGPFLGPKQSHFNNPTSTSPTTTYYTTTRIDPPANLNTVAYNTNIGFNTQSSNYAESNEDDGQYRPPQGEDDGQYRPELYERDSELLSGAHSLNIAASGNRLPEDQKQNKIQSQKSFNKISAPRPFRPAPTPSSSSPVTEFYPTTVRLQTEPPTQRTFDYYQTYTTTSRPYEAPSAQAFTFGPPAKQTTLSAPKATERYQSRETAPPTPPPSSYVSKSTRPPYYAKPSNKKEDNSYDYAYYDSDPGFSEYDHIEEFGRTKTRV